The stretch of DNA CTGTCACGATAAGCCACAATAGGCCCCTTGCTGGTCAGCGCGGCCGCCGTTTGACAGCAATCGCACACCCGGAAATCCAGTTCTGCTTCTTCGGATAATTGGCCCTTCGCATCAAAGGTGGCCGCTCTGACGGTCATGGCGCCACCTTGCGCTTCTCCCTCAGGGTGGGTAGGGTTATTTTCTTTTGTTTTGGTAAAACGACCATCTAGCCAAGTGGCGAATAGCTGGTTATTGGGCAAGGCTAGCATGGAGACAAAGCCATGTTCAGCGGCAATGCTGTCTCGATGAGGGATAAAGGCTTCTGACCAAGTATTGCCATTGTCCAGCGATTGGCTGATTCGAACGTCATAATCATAAGTACCTGCTGCCCTTTTCTGCAGCCAATGCGCCGCCAGGGTTTTGCCATCTTGAGAACTGGCGAATGTAGGAAAATCTGCCCAATTGACAAACCAATCATTGCCGCTTGCTATTTCTTTGGGCGTTACCCATTGGTCTGCTTCTAAATGGCTGAATAACAAAGCATCGGTACTGTCATTTAGGTATTCCACCCAAGAGAGGTAGAGTTGCCCTTGTGCGCTGCGATGAAAATTGGGTTGGGCGCCCTCCTTTGAAGGTGTGGGTAATGCTTGCAGCGAAAAGGTTAGGTTTTCTCCTTTTTTATCCTGCTGACAAGCTATTAGCAATAGCCCGGCTAGGAGAAAGGCATAAGTGGCAATAGGGCAAGATGTTGCTTTTTTTGTGGTATTCATGCAGTTTGAGTGCTTTTATATAGCTGTTTTTTTGCTTCAAAGGTCTTCCTTACCGTAGCGTATTTTCCAAATACAGCACATGTTTCTTTGATGAACGCCAGCGTTCCAACACTTTGGGCGGTATGGCAACAGGCCCTTGCACAAATGAACCAAAGATAATATCCTGATCTCCATCGTGGTCAATATCCCCAGCATCCATAACGAGCCATCGCCCATCCTTTGCCGCTGGAAAATAGTGTACATCGAATTGATAATCACCTTTATTTTCAAGATAGGCGATACTTTTACTCCCCTCGTCCTCATAATCAGCAAAAAAAGAACTAGCCACGAGGTCCATATCGCCATCACCATCAAAGTCGCGTGCCCTTACTTTAGTGGCGCCATACATTGGGAAAAAATAACGTTCAGTATATTGGTATTGGCCATCATTTAGGAATACTCGGACGCCATGATAGGGCTTGAGAAAATAGGTTTTATCGCCATTATCACCATTGGCCAATACAATATCCATATCGCCATCACCATCAAAGTCCAAAAACTCCATATCACTTGAGCCGTAGATAGGGGGGAGTCTCAACAAGCGTTCCTCTTTGAAATTTCCTTTGGTATTATAAAAAATGCTAACCCCTTCATCACCTTGTGCAAATAAAACAATCAGGTCTTGGTCTCCATCTTGGTCAATATCCTGTAACAACAACTTGCTTGCACCTGGCACATCCTTGATGATATGCTCCTTGTATTTTCCACCGGTATTTTTATACCAGGAAAGCCTACCCATATCATAGCCGAAGTGGCAAACGATAATATCCTCTTCCTGATCCTCGTCCAGGAAAGCGGATTCAAAGTAAACGGGTCTGGCCAGGCCAGTAAAAACAAGCTCGCGTTTGGAGAGGTCAAGCTCATTTGTCTTTACGATTATCCCCGTTTGTATATCATTCGGATTCAAAAGACCGATGTTCAGCACCAGTAGTTCTCCTGGGGTGGCACTGTTTTTGATATCTACCGGTGGACTGGGGAGCTTCAGTTGGTGGGAAGGCTTAAGGTGCTGGTCTAATTGGAAGAGGTTGCCGTTCGCATCTCCATAATAGAGGAGCTGATCTTTTTCATTCACCTCCAGCATGGTGACGATGGGCAAGGTCATATCCAATTCAAAAAAAGTAGGCTTAAAAAGGCTAGTACTTTTCCCGGGAGGGGGTTCCGGCAGCGATATGCTATCCGGTGCATGCTCTTGGTAATAAGCCACTATTTTTTGCCAGGAGGTATCTGCCAGAAGCGGTTCTTTAGGGAAAATACCGGCTGTATCCAAGCGAAAGGATTCTTCCATGGATTTGCCTTTGTAGGGATTGTACTTCTCGGGGGACACCCCTAATCTGTTTGCCATCAAAGGGAGTACAGCCTCCCAGTACGTTTTGGGCAACAGCGTCGGCTCGGGAAACAAGTGGCAGCTGGCGCAATATATTCTGGATAATTCCTCCCCCGTCAAATTTTCTGCTTTTACTTCCTGCACAGTATCCGTGCTACAAGTATATAAACACCCGATCAGGCCCAGGATCATCAAGGCTGATAAACTAAATCTTCTAGAATAAAAAATCCTCATATCTCAAAATTATTAAGCAACTCTCATCTTAGGGACACGCATTTCAACTCCCCAACCTTCTCAACCTTCAACCTTCTCACCCCTCAACTTCCCCTATTCAATCACTCGACTTATTTCTCCTGTCCTGGTCAACACTTCTATTTTGCTAACAGCATCGGTTTTTACAACATATCGCCCCTTTTGCGACATAAAACTGCTGCCCCAATAAAATTCTTCTGCTCTGGTCCTTCCATTTTGGAGATAATAAATAGCTTTTAATTCTG from Saprospiraceae bacterium encodes:
- a CDS encoding VCBS repeat-containing protein, which produces MRIFYSRRFSLSALMILGLIGCLYTCSTDTVQEVKAENLTGEELSRIYCASCHLFPEPTLLPKTYWEAVLPLMANRLGVSPEKYNPYKGKSMEESFRLDTAGIFPKEPLLADTSWQKIVAYYQEHAPDSISLPEPPPGKSTSLFKPTFFELDMTLPIVTMLEVNEKDQLLYYGDANGNLFQLDQHLKPSHQLKLPSPPVDIKNSATPGELLVLNIGLLNPNDIQTGIIVKTNELDLSKRELVFTGLARPVYFESAFLDEDQEEDIIVCHFGYDMGRLSWYKNTGGKYKEHIIKDVPGASKLLLQDIDQDGDQDLIVLFAQGDEGVSIFYNTKGNFKEERLLRLPPIYGSSDMEFLDFDGDGDMDIVLANGDNGDKTYFLKPYHGVRVFLNDGQYQYTERYFFPMYGATKVRARDFDGDGDMDLVASSFFADYEDEGSKSIAYLENKGDYQFDVHYFPAAKDGRWLVMDAGDIDHDGDQDIIFGSFVQGPVAIPPKVLERWRSSKKHVLYLENTLR